One genomic window of Helicobacter canis includes the following:
- a CDS encoding FtsW/RodA/SpoVE family cell cycle protein, which yields MDSRADTKLFFYVSALVIIGVVMSYSLPAYTTLAYHYGTSHFFQREFASAVLGILLMWMIAQIPPEKYFLKFGFLLFFVAFILMLLMPFLPESLATSAGGAKRWIRLPFISIAPSEFFKIGFVFFLAWSFSRKFVDNHKRTITQEILVILPYIAVFFIAVLLIAVLQNDLGQVVLLALTLVVMLIAAGGSVGLFGILLLVSSVLASIFIAISPHRILRLKLWWANAQDSVLAILPQRFEQYLRVENLPEPYQIYHATNAIHNGGLLGQGLGNGSIKLGFLSEVHTDMVLAGIAEELGFLGLCVCVGLLMLVVFRVLKIANRVQNDVYYLFCIGVSMLVGVSFIINALGVAGLIPLKGIAVPFLSYGGSSMLANCLAIGLVLSISQKAQYEKS from the coding sequence ATGGATTCTCGCGCAGATACAAAGCTGTTTTTTTATGTCAGTGCTTTGGTGATTATCGGCGTGGTGATGAGCTACTCTCTGCCTGCCTACACCACACTTGCTTATCATTATGGCACATCACACTTTTTCCAAAGAGAATTTGCGAGTGCTGTGCTTGGGATTTTGCTTATGTGGATGATCGCGCAAATCCCCCCAGAAAAATACTTCTTAAAGTTTGGGTTCTTGCTGTTTTTTGTGGCATTTATCCTTATGCTGCTTATGCCATTTTTGCCAGAGAGTCTAGCGACTTCCGCGGGCGGGGCGAAGCGGTGGATACGCCTGCCATTTATCTCTATCGCGCCAAGCGAGTTTTTCAAGATCGGCTTTGTATTTTTCCTAGCGTGGAGCTTCTCACGCAAGTTTGTCGATAATCACAAGCGCACAATCACGCAAGAAATCCTAGTGATCTTGCCTTATATCGCTGTATTTTTTATCGCGGTGCTGCTTATTGCCGTGCTGCAAAATGACTTGGGGCAGGTGGTGCTGCTAGCTCTCACACTTGTGGTGATGCTTATCGCTGCTGGTGGGAGCGTGGGGCTATTTGGGATTTTGCTGCTTGTAAGCTCTGTGCTTGCTAGTATATTTATCGCTATATCGCCGCATAGGATTCTACGGCTTAAGCTATGGTGGGCAAACGCCCAAGACTCTGTGCTAGCGATTTTGCCCCAGAGGTTTGAGCAGTATTTGCGCGTGGAGAATCTCCCAGAGCCTTACCAAATCTACCACGCTACCAATGCCATACACAATGGCGGCTTGCTAGGGCAGGGGCTAGGCAATGGCAGCATAAAGCTAGGGTTTTTAAGTGAGGTGCATACTGATATGGTGCTAGCAGGCATTGCTGAAGAGCTAGGATTCCTAGGGCTTTGCGTGTGTGTGGGGCTGCTAATGCTTGTAGTCTTTCGCGTGCTTAAAATCGCTAATCGCGTGCAAAATGATGTGTATTATCTCTTTTGCATAGGGGTATCTATGCTTGTAGGCGTGAGCTTTATCATAAACGCCCTAGGCGTAGCTGGGCTTATCCCGCTAAAAGGCATTGCCGTGCCGTTTCTTAGCTATGGGGGTAGCTCTATGCTAGCAAACTGCCTTGCCATAGGGCTTGTGCTAAGTATCAGTCAAAAAGCCCAATACGAAAAGTCCTAG
- a CDS encoding EpsG family protein, which yields MQIYAYINLVEMRGGGGNTSPKLKLSNSQVAYLHDSNPSSFYSSCALPLYCTALFLLPVVLLPFTPFYAYIFGLFIMVGFSAYIPKNFRILLSITLCLSIALIYASRLYFNLATDSDDDFSRYYQNYLDVYDGLSGAMTLWGGGYEVGLPIFYKLLSILLPKLPPQYVLFCTALFATTLMYIWLEIYGQNFVTDKQKAALIAFSLYIGVFMETLGLTRQGLASIFLLYGFFAKPIHIKLLFFIIAASFHLSSIGIIALCYIAYYFPRLTLAVFVAFFIAFIIGASFINTHLVESATFLYKHFPSRIVEYILHYVNANGYNPYYLIYTNIMKSIIMLCIVFTLFVITPNDTLKRFRVVILIAFVIYITNIIPGRSMMLVCDTLFCFIIFVVFRHFFHLTLVFFFPYFLKLMYNYLFSGDHPETRAMELFFSYPEASLYPFYYFFQGALL from the coding sequence TTGCAAATTTACGCATATATAAATCTCGTGGAGATGAGGGGGGGGGGGGGAAACACTTCTCCTAAGCTCAAGCTATCTAATAGCCAAGTAGCATATCTACACGATTCTAATCCCAGTAGCTTCTATTCTAGCTGTGCATTGCCACTTTATTGCACTGCGCTATTTTTGCTTCCTGTTGTTTTGCTGCCATTTACGCCATTTTATGCCTATATATTTGGGCTATTTATTATGGTCGGTTTTTCTGCATATATTCCTAAAAATTTTAGAATCTTACTTAGCATAACGCTGTGTTTATCTATCGCGCTAATTTATGCAAGTCGCTTGTATTTTAATCTCGCCACAGATTCTGATGATGATTTTTCGCGCTATTATCAAAACTACCTTGATGTCTATGATGGACTCTCTGGGGCTATGACACTATGGGGTGGGGGCTATGAAGTTGGACTGCCTATATTCTATAAACTCCTTTCGATATTGCTGCCAAAGCTTCCGCCGCAATATGTCCTATTTTGCACTGCATTATTTGCAACCACATTGATGTATATATGGCTTGAAATCTATGGGCAAAATTTTGTTACAGATAAACAAAAAGCCGCATTGATCGCCTTTAGCTTGTATATCGGCGTGTTTATGGAGACACTTGGGCTTACTCGACAGGGGCTTGCAAGCATATTTTTGCTCTATGGCTTTTTTGCTAAGCCTATACACATAAAATTGCTCTTTTTCATTATCGCAGCTAGTTTTCACCTAAGCTCCATTGGCATTATCGCCCTTTGCTATATTGCATACTATTTTCCTAGGCTTACGCTAGCTGTCTTTGTGGCATTTTTTATCGCGTTTATTATAGGGGCTTCTTTTATCAATACACATCTAGTGGAGAGCGCGACATTTTTATATAAACATTTTCCTAGCAGAATAGTGGAATACATTCTCCACTATGTCAATGCCAATGGCTACAACCCCTACTATCTCATCTACACCAACATTATGAAAAGCATCATTATGCTCTGCATTGTTTTCACACTCTTTGTTATCACGCCTAATGACACTCTTAAACGCTTTAGGGTCGTGATTCTTATAGCATTTGTCATATATATCACAAACATTATCCCGGGTAGGAGTATGATGCTTGTGTGTGATACATTGTTTTGCTTTATTATTTTTGTTGTTTTTAGGCATTTTTTTCATCTCACACTAGTATTTTTCTTCCCTTACTTTCTTAAGCTTATGTATAACTATTTGTTTTCAGGTGATCACCCTGAGACTAGAGCTATGGAGCTATTTTTCTCCTATCCAGAGGCAAGCCTATATCCGTTTTATTACTTTTTCCAAGGAGCATTGCTATGA
- a CDS encoding CinA family protein — protein sequence MDTAASKMIMFLHIDMDSARVLCAEMIDTLHLIWEDKGSYALLQGKQAHIDAFELWVKGFFKQGVILGECLESIALERLTAQNLTLATAESCTGGLLSYRFTRIAGASSVFVGGITSYANVIKERILGVAHDDLRDFGAVSEPVVGQMLRGVLKQCGADIAIASSGVAGPSGGSAQKPVGSVFLGVQAAGKPPMIEQHFFATNNLNLASKHHPIDYTQTTISYHLTAREYIQLEASTKALEMLIKYLNTM from the coding sequence ATGGACACTGCAGCAAGCAAGATGATTATGTTTCTTCATATAGATATGGATTCTGCTAGGGTGCTTTGTGCAGAGATGATTGACACACTGCATCTCATCTGGGAAGACAAAGGCTCTTACGCACTTCTGCAAGGCAAGCAGGCGCATATCGATGCATTTGAGCTATGGGTGAAGGGGTTTTTCAAGCAGGGTGTAATCCTTGGAGAATGCCTAGAATCTATCGCGCTAGAGAGACTTACAGCGCAAAATCTCACCCTAGCAACCGCAGAGAGCTGCACTGGTGGGCTGCTAAGCTACCGCTTCACGCGTATTGCTGGGGCTTCTAGTGTCTTTGTTGGGGGGATTACTAGCTATGCTAATGTGATTAAAGAGCGGATTTTAGGGGTGGCACACGATGATTTGCGAGATTTTGGCGCAGTTAGTGAGCCGGTGGTAGGGCAAATGCTACGCGGAGTCTTAAAGCAATGTGGCGCAGATATTGCCATAGCTAGCTCTGGCGTAGCAGGACCTAGTGGCGGAAGTGCGCAAAAGCCTGTTGGGTCGGTATTTTTAGGCGTGCAAGCTGCCGGCAAGCCGCCTATGATAGAGCAGCACTTTTTCGCAACCAATAATCTTAATCTAGCTAGCAAGCACCACCCCATTGACTACACGCAAACCACTATCTCCTATCATCTCACCGCCCGAGAATATATCCAGCTTGAAGCCTCGACCAAAGCCCTAGAAATGCTCATTAAATATTTAAACACAATGTAA
- the ppk2 gene encoding polyphosphate kinase 2: MQQGKKESKKAITIRPESDKSRAKEIYKKKNGRLREEFYLKEIEKLQVELLKLQNWVKKTNQKIVIILEGRDAAGKGGTIKALTEHLNQRGFRIVALPKPTEIEKTQWYFTRYISTLPSGGEIVFFDRSWYNRAGVERVMGFCTQEEYKQFIYQVSNLEQMLISSGTMIFKYFLDVGQDEQKRRIKRRKTDPLRMWKLSPIDSKSLDLWDEYTSVFEKMFSRTHTPFAPWIIVNSNDKKAARLNIARDLLSKIDYEGKDPSAVCMLPDPAILHPYSQSPQV; the protein is encoded by the coding sequence ATGCAGCAAGGCAAAAAAGAGTCCAAAAAGGCAATCACCATTCGCCCAGAGTCCGACAAATCTCGCGCCAAAGAGATCTATAAAAAAAAGAATGGACGCTTGCGCGAGGAATTTTATCTCAAAGAGATAGAGAAGCTTCAAGTCGAGCTACTGAAGTTGCAAAATTGGGTCAAAAAGACCAATCAAAAAATCGTCATTATCCTAGAGGGGCGCGATGCAGCGGGCAAAGGCGGGACGATCAAAGCTCTCACAGAGCATTTGAATCAACGAGGATTTCGTATCGTGGCGTTGCCAAAGCCCACAGAAATTGAAAAAACGCAATGGTATTTCACACGCTACATTAGCACACTGCCAAGTGGAGGGGAGATTGTGTTTTTTGATAGGAGCTGGTATAACCGCGCGGGTGTGGAGCGTGTAATGGGCTTTTGCACGCAAGAAGAATATAAGCAGTTTATCTATCAAGTAAGCAATCTTGAGCAAATGCTCATCTCTAGCGGGACGATGATTTTCAAATACTTCCTTGATGTGGGGCAAGATGAGCAAAAGCGCAGAATCAAGCGCAGGAAGACTGATCCGCTTAGAATGTGGAAGCTAAGCCCGATTGACTCTAAGTCCCTTGACTTATGGGATGAATACACCTCCGTATTTGAAAAGATGTTTTCACGCACACATACGCCTTTCGCACCTTGGATCATTGTAAATTCTAATGACAAAAAGGCTGCTAGGCTCAATATCGCACGCGATTTGCTTAGCAAGATTGACTATGAGGGCAAGGACCCTTCGGCTGTGTGTATGCTCCCAGATCCTGCGATCTTGCACCCATACTCTCAATCTCCACAGGTATAG
- a CDS encoding DUF2273 domain-containing protein, producing MTQSVALTELVKFDDTSFTPKESNVLIEKIISGLNLPAPIAADFRRKMGTLFETTKIISGKLVYIGRIICVKLWDFICQNPNMALGTLIGAIFGLFLSAVPLIGGILALLSTFLGATIGSYLDQLQKGGTQVDGTLSKVLVGATNATKEFFKLIREILAALKNDFK from the coding sequence ATGACACAATCAGTAGCACTAACAGAGCTAGTGAAGTTTGATGACACAAGCTTCACGCCAAAAGAATCCAATGTCTTAATTGAGAAAATCATAAGCGGGCTAAATCTACCTGCCCCTATCGCAGCGGATTTTAGACGCAAGATGGGCACGCTCTTTGAGACGACAAAAATCATAAGCGGCAAGCTTGTCTATATCGGCAGGATCATTTGCGTGAAGCTTTGGGACTTTATCTGCCAGAATCCAAATATGGCACTAGGCACGCTTATTGGCGCGATATTTGGGCTGTTTCTTAGCGCGGTGCCGCTTATTGGCGGGATTTTGGCACTGCTATCGACATTTCTTGGAGCGACTATCGGCAGCTATCTTGACCAGCTGCAAAAAGGTGGCACACAAGTAGATGGCACGCTTTCTAAGGTGCTTGTAGGCGCGACAAATGCGACAAAAGAGTTTTTCAAGCTTATTAGAGAAATTTTAGCGGCGTTGAAAAACGACTTCAAATAA
- a CDS encoding PLP-dependent aspartate aminotransferase family protein, with translation MQSSFDTTLIHGGLTTDPRTGAVNTPIFQTSTYAQDELGKHKGYEYSRTKNPTRDGIESLIAECEGGKYGFAFASGMAALGTILSLFKSGDCLIISQNVYGGTFRILDKVFNNFGIVYKIVDTRDLDALNAALTSEVKAVLIESPANPLLSVTPLAKVAQLCRQKGVLSIVDNTFMTPYLQQPLKLGIDIVVHSATKYLGGHSDLVAGLVVVDDESLAERIGFLQNSIGGVLAPFDSFLLIRGMKTLGLRMQRHCENALFLAEALSEHKAVEKVYYPGLKSDSEYEVQSSQARGGGGMLSFILKPEYDYRIFFKSTRIIVLAESLGGVESLLCHPASMTHASIPKDLRESMGIAENLIRLSVGIEYGKDLLEDIHQAIEKSRAQYALILDSSHLLLDSF, from the coding sequence ATGCAAAGTAGCTTTGATACGACACTAATCCACGGGGGACTTACCACAGACCCACGCACAGGGGCGGTAAATACGCCTATTTTCCAAACCTCTACTTACGCACAAGATGAGCTAGGCAAACACAAAGGCTATGAATACTCTCGCACCAAAAACCCTACAAGAGATGGGATTGAAAGCCTTATTGCTGAATGTGAGGGCGGGAAATATGGCTTTGCCTTTGCCTCTGGTATGGCAGCTCTTGGCACGATTTTGAGCCTATTTAAAAGTGGAGATTGCCTCATCATCTCACAAAATGTCTATGGTGGGACTTTTAGAATCTTAGATAAAGTCTTTAACAACTTTGGTATCGTGTATAAAATCGTGGATACAAGGGATTTAGACGCGCTCAATGCTGCCTTAACCTCTGAAGTCAAAGCCGTGCTGATTGAAAGCCCTGCCAACCCGCTTTTAAGCGTTACGCCTTTGGCAAAAGTTGCCCAGCTTTGCCGACAAAAAGGCGTGCTAAGTATCGTGGATAATACCTTTATGACGCCCTATCTCCAGCAGCCTTTGAAGCTTGGCATTGATATTGTGGTGCATTCTGCGACAAAGTATCTTGGCGGGCATAGCGACCTTGTAGCCGGGCTTGTGGTGGTAGATGATGAGAGCTTGGCTGAACGCATAGGATTCTTGCAAAATAGCATTGGTGGAGTGCTTGCGCCATTTGATAGTTTTTTGCTTATCCGTGGTATGAAAACGCTAGGCTTACGAATGCAGCGACATTGTGAAAACGCCCTGTTTCTAGCAGAAGCTCTAAGCGAACACAAAGCGGTAGAAAAAGTGTATTATCCGGGACTAAAAAGTGATAGTGAATATGAAGTGCAAAGCTCTCAAGCACGCGGTGGCGGAGGAATGCTAAGCTTTATCCTAAAGCCAGAGTATGATTATAGGATCTTTTTTAAATCCACGCGTATTATCGTTTTAGCTGAAAGTTTGGGGGGCGTGGAGAGTCTGCTCTGCCACCCTGCGAGTATGACCCACGCCTCTATCCCTAAAGATCTGCGTGAATCTATGGGGATAGCTGAAAATCTTATCCGCCTATCTGTTGGCATTGAATATGGCAAAGACTTGCTTGAAGATATACATCAAGCGATTGAAAAAAGTCGTGCGCAATATGCCTTGATATTAGATTCTAGCCACTTGCTTTTAGATTCTTTTTAG
- a CDS encoding DUF262 domain-containing protein encodes MQIDKTEIKIKELIAGYTRDEESSQIVAYADSSGVARLNIRPKYQREFVYKEAQRNAVIDTILKGFPLNIMYWVKNVDSSAECEYEVLDGQQRTISICEYVKGSFSVLWNDKSQYFHTLSKDLQEKFLDYKLNVYVCQGSDSEKLEWFKTINIAGETLTNQELRNAVYASVWLSDAKRRFSKPNGLAVLKGAKYLNGSALRQEVLESAIAWIVDSRKDEKICEYMAKNAIDSKNADELWEYFAKVIDWVEMKFEKYRKEMKGLEWGLLYNLYKDKPLDAKELESKIIELMQDDEVGNKKGVYPYLLSGDKKHLSLRAFSESVKRAVYERQGGVCANSDGHIKGVKCPNEKQKLDIEQMEADHIVPWSKGGKTEKENCQMLCVKCNRAKSAK; translated from the coding sequence ATGCAAATAGACAAAACAGAAATCAAAATAAAAGAGCTAATAGCAGGATACACAAGAGATGAGGAGAGTAGCCAAATAGTCGCCTATGCAGATTCTAGCGGAGTAGCAAGGCTTAACATACGCCCCAAATATCAAAGGGAGTTTGTGTATAAAGAAGCCCAAAGAAATGCCGTGATAGATACGATACTAAAGGGCTTTCCTTTAAATATAATGTATTGGGTGAAAAATGTGGATTCTAGTGCGGAGTGTGAATATGAAGTGCTAGATGGACAGCAAAGAACTATAAGTATATGCGAGTATGTTAAAGGGAGCTTTTCTGTGCTGTGGAATGATAAATCGCAGTATTTTCATACCTTATCCAAAGACTTGCAAGAGAAGTTTTTAGACTACAAGCTTAATGTGTATGTGTGTCAGGGGAGTGATAGCGAGAAGCTAGAGTGGTTTAAGACTATCAATATCGCAGGAGAGACACTAACTAACCAAGAGCTAAGAAATGCAGTATATGCGAGTGTGTGGCTAAGTGATGCAAAGAGACGATTTTCTAAGCCTAATGGACTAGCGGTGCTAAAGGGAGCTAAATATCTAAATGGCAGTGCATTGCGACAAGAAGTTTTAGAGAGTGCTATTGCTTGGATAGTGGATTCTAGGAAAGATGAAAAGATTTGCGAGTATATGGCTAAAAATGCCATAGATTCTAAAAATGCTGATGAGCTGTGGGAGTATTTTGCAAAGGTGATAGACTGGGTGGAGATGAAGTTTGAAAAATATCGCAAAGAGATGAAAGGGCTTGAATGGGGGCTTTTGTATAACCTCTATAAAGATAAGCCACTAGATGCTAAAGAGCTAGAATCTAAAATTATAGAGCTTATGCAAGATGATGAAGTGGGGAATAAAAAGGGCGTGTATCCATACTTGCTAAGTGGTGATAAGAAGCATTTAAGTCTAAGGGCATTTAGTGAGAGTGTAAAAAGGGCGGTGTATGAGAGGCAAGGGGGCGTGTGTGCAAATAGCGATGGGCATATAAAGGGCGTGAAATGCCCTAACGAAAAGCAAAAGCTTGATATTGAGCAAATGGAGGCAGATCATATAGTGCCTTGGAGCAAAGGCGGAAAAACGGAGAAAGAAAATTGTCAAATGCTGTGTGTAAAGTGTAATAGGGCAAAGAGTGCTAAGTAG
- a CDS encoding adenine-specific methyltransferase EcoRI family protein, with the protein MPKESTQNKSKKSYKQPSLFPLDEDKGLNNAGDFRSKDCIELLKLADIVVTNPPFLLFREYVAQLVEYGEKKKKESGKELNFVILGNQNAITYKEIFKLIKENKLWLGRTLSYAAFKVPNYYEERSNRFWIDENGQKWRSFGNICWFTNLTHKKRNEILETIASYKKNPEQYPKYDNYDAINVDKTIEIPLDYDGVMGVPITFLDKHNPKQFEIVALGIVGSVDFTCNKKMEVLDKFGNSTGKFTFNAKGTLYRKFNPHTDKTPAFKDCESGELYSSIYARILIRKIAEVDELRKLEFEKM; encoded by the coding sequence CTGCCCAAAGAATCCACACAAAACAAAAGCAAAAAATCCTATAAACAGCCTAGCCTTTTCCCACTTGATGAAGATAAAGGGCTAAATAATGCAGGGGATTTTAGAAGCAAAGACTGCATAGAGCTGCTTAAACTTGCAGATATTGTGGTAACAAATCCGCCTTTTTTACTTTTCCGTGAGTATGTCGCACAATTAGTGGAGTATGGAGAGAAAAAGAAAAAAGAGAGTGGGAAAGAATTAAATTTTGTGATATTGGGAAATCAAAACGCTATTACCTATAAAGAAATTTTTAAACTCATTAAAGAAAATAAGCTGTGGCTGGGCAGGACTTTATCTTATGCTGCTTTTAAAGTGCCAAACTACTATGAAGAAAGAAGCAATAGATTTTGGATTGATGAAAATGGGCAGAAGTGGCGAAGTTTTGGCAATATTTGTTGGTTCACAAATTTAACACATAAAAAACGCAATGAAATTTTAGAAACTATCGCTAGTTACAAAAAGAATCCAGAGCAATACCCAAAGTATGATAATTATGACGCTATCAATGTGGATAAAACTATTGAGATTCCGCTAGATTATGATGGGGTTATGGGCGTGCCGATAACTTTCTTAGATAAACATAATCCTAAGCAGTTTGAAATAGTGGCTTTGGGGATAGTTGGTTCGGTAGATTTTACTTGTAATAAAAAAATGGAAGTTTTGGATAAGTTTGGCAATAGCACAGGAAAATTTACTTTTAATGCTAAAGGCACACTTTATAGAAAGTTTAACCCACACACTGACAAAACTCCAGCTTTTAAGGATTGTGAAAGTGGAGAGCTTTATTCTAGCATTTACGCCAGAATCCTAATCCGCAAAATCGCTGAAGTCGATGAGCTAAGAAAACTTGAATTTGAAAAAATGTAA
- a CDS encoding adenine-specific methyltransferase EcoRI family protein gives MAKTKVANTNLHDAKKNKKDEFYTQLSDIENELQHYKEHFKDKIVYCNCDDPLQSAFFEYFFKNFKWLDLKALITTCYKSQNYREVSTEDSPKKAYAIKIHRDDVIKDELINPQKHSIDDVDKVLSSMHPLKQVEAVLSLSLSLIAKHNHKKH, from the coding sequence ATGGCAAAAACAAAAGTAGCAAACACCAATCTCCACGATGCAAAGAAAAATAAAAAAGATGAGTTCTACACGCAACTAAGCGATATAGAAAACGAGCTGCAACACTACAAAGAGCATTTCAAAGATAAAATCGTCTATTGCAACTGCGATGACCCACTGCAAAGTGCCTTTTTTGAATACTTTTTCAAAAATTTCAAATGGCTTGACTTAAAGGCTCTTATCACCACTTGCTATAAAAGTCAAAATTACAGAGAAGTAAGCACAGAAGATTCCCCCAAAAAAGCCTATGCGATAAAGATCCACAGAGATGATGTGATAAAAGATGAGCTAATAAACCCACAAAAGCACTCCATTGATGATGTAGATAAAGTTTTATCATCAATGCACCCACTTAAACAAGTAGAAGCCGTTCTCTCTCTCTCTCTCTCTCTAATAGCCAAACACAATCACAAGAAACACTAA
- a CDS encoding amino acid ABC transporter permease, with amino-acid sequence MLDFAFMWEHIGLFTSGVILTLEISFCGIALAIIIGLVCACVLVECEREIAHSSKIKAFFLRALHALITSYVELARNTPLLIQLFFLYFALPKVGITLSAFTCATSALAFLGGGYMCESFRAGLSSIHKAQVESALSIGLSRFGILRFVVLPQALGVALPGITANVIFLIKETSVVGILALADILYISKDIIDLYGKTYEALSMLLIVYIAILLPISLAASALEAHLQKRL; translated from the coding sequence ATGCTTGATTTTGCGTTTATGTGGGAGCATATCGGGCTTTTTACAAGCGGCGTGATCCTGACACTTGAAATATCATTTTGCGGTATTGCCCTAGCTATCATCATCGGGCTTGTGTGTGCTTGCGTGCTTGTGGAGTGTGAGCGTGAGATCGCCCATAGTAGCAAGATAAAAGCCTTTTTCCTGCGGGCTTTACACGCGCTTATCACAAGCTATGTCGAGCTTGCGCGAAATACCCCCTTGCTTATCCAGCTCTTTTTCCTCTACTTTGCTTTGCCAAAAGTTGGCATAACGCTCTCTGCCTTTACTTGCGCGACTTCAGCACTTGCATTTCTAGGGGGTGGGTATATGTGCGAGAGCTTTCGCGCAGGGCTTAGTAGTATCCACAAAGCCCAAGTAGAATCCGCCCTTAGCATAGGGCTATCGCGCTTTGGGATACTGCGCTTTGTAGTCTTGCCCCAAGCCCTAGGTGTAGCCCTGCCCGGGATCACGGCAAATGTCATCTTCCTCATCAAAGAAACTTCTGTCGTTGGGATTTTGGCACTAGCAGATATTTTATACATTAGCAAAGATATTATTGATCTATATGGCAAAACTTACGAGGCATTGAGTATGCTGCTTATCGTATATATCGCGATACTTTTGCCCATATCGCTAGCAGCAAGCGCGCTAGAAGCGCATTTGCAAAAACGACTATAA
- a CDS encoding amino acid ABC transporter permease, protein MEVLFAGNNLLRLLQGLGVSFSIALVAIACSIVIGIVVGFMMLSRFMILRIVCKLYLESVRIIPILALLYVCYFGLPQLLHISLSNIAVAVLVFSFWGGAEMADLVRGALSSVDKHQRESALSLGLSPLQAQIFIILPIASKRLLPGLINLFTRMIKTTALLLFIGIADMLQVGRQIIEANRSIPTAAFSVYGALLVGYFAMCFPLSRLAKSLENRAKA, encoded by the coding sequence ATGGAAGTGTTATTTGCTGGGAATAATCTTTTGCGTTTATTACAGGGGCTTGGGGTGAGCTTTTCTATCGCGCTTGTGGCGATTGCTTGCTCGATTGTCATTGGCATAGTTGTGGGGTTTATGATGCTATCGCGCTTTATGATCTTGCGCATAGTGTGCAAGCTCTATTTAGAATCGGTGCGCATTATCCCTATTCTAGCCTTGCTGTATGTCTGCTACTTTGGCTTGCCGCAACTCCTCCATATAAGCCTATCAAACATCGCCGTAGCGGTGCTAGTCTTTAGCTTCTGGGGTGGAGCGGAGATGGCAGATCTCGTGCGAGGGGCATTATCAAGTGTCGATAAACATCAAAGAGAATCTGCCCTATCCCTTGGGCTATCGCCACTGCAAGCACAGATTTTCATCATCTTGCCCATTGCTAGCAAAAGACTTTTGCCCGGGCTTATCAATCTCTTTACCCGTATGATTAAGACAACCGCTCTTTTGCTTTTCATCGGTATTGCCGATATGCTACAAGTCGGTCGCCAGATCATCGAAGCCAACCGCTCTATCCCCACTGCGGCTTTTAGCGTATATGGCGCATTGCTTGTGGGGTATTTTGCGATGTGCTTTCCGCTCTCACGCCTAGCCAAATCCCTAGAAAATCGCGCCAAAGCCTAG
- a CDS encoding amino acid ABC transporter ATP-binding protein, whose amino-acid sequence MLQITHLCKSYGNHLVLDDITLKLEKGCVLTLLGPSGCGKSTLLRCINGLESTQKGEIYLESKQINTKHTDYTKVRQDIGMVFQNYELFPHLSVEENIMLGPIKVQKRARDEVLDQAKSLLKRVGLESKSRHYPKELSGGQKQRVAIVRALCMNPKLMLFDEVTASLDPEMVREVLDVILELADSGMTMMIVTHEMGFAKAVSDKIVFLDSGKIVQESTPNEFFTNPATERARKFLHTFDFKRKSH is encoded by the coding sequence ATGCTTCAAATCACACATTTATGCAAATCTTATGGCAATCATCTTGTGCTAGATGACATCACGCTAAAGCTTGAGAAAGGCTGCGTGCTGACTCTGCTAGGACCTAGCGGCTGCGGCAAATCCACGCTTCTGCGCTGTATCAACGGACTAGAATCCACGCAAAAAGGCGAGATCTACCTAGAATCCAAGCAGATCAACACCAAGCACACAGACTACACAAAGGTGCGCCAAGACATTGGTATGGTGTTTCAAAACTATGAGCTATTCCCACACTTAAGCGTAGAAGAAAACATTATGCTAGGACCCATAAAGGTGCAAAAACGCGCGCGCGATGAAGTGCTAGACCAAGCCAAAAGCCTGCTAAAGCGCGTAGGACTAGAATCCAAATCACGCCACTACCCCAAGGAGCTAAGCGGCGGGCAAAAGCAGCGCGTAGCGATCGTGCGGGCATTGTGTATGAACCCAAAGCTTATGCTCTTTGATGAAGTAACCGCCTCACTTGATCCAGAAATGGTAAGAGAGGTGCTTGATGTGATATTAGAGCTAGCAGATTCTGGTATGACGATGATGATCGTAACGCACGAAATGGGCTTTGCCAAGGCGGTGAGCGATAAAATCGTGTTTTTGGATTCTGGGAAGATCGTGCAAGAAAGCACGCCTAATGAGTTTTTCACCAATCCTGCCACCGAGCGCGCACGCAAATTTCTCCATACATTTGACTTCAAGCGCAAATCCCACTAA